The proteins below are encoded in one region of Akkermansiaceae bacterium:
- the acs gene encoding acetate--CoA ligase has protein sequence MSNNIESHLSEDREFKPSKEFSQKARISSMAQYKKLHKESVENPEVFWAREAKELQWDKNWTKVLDWKAPYAKWFVGGKTNICVNCVDRHVNEGRGNKAAIIWEGEPGDKRTLTYSQMLREVCRFANVLEAHGVKARDRVLIYMPMVAEASIAMLACARIGAVHSIVFGGFSAESIKDRLEDSQASCVITADGGWRRGGVIDLKANVDEALEKDKTVKKVIVLKRTGNEVKMKKGRDVWLHEEAAKVAGTHKAKSFDSEHPLFILYTSGSTGKPKGILHTTGGYMVNTYSTCKYIFDMRDDDVYWCTADVGWITGHSYITYGPMLNGVTQVMYEGAPNFPDFSRFWQIVEEYGVTIFYTAPTAIRAFIKAGDALVEKHDLSSLRLLGTVGEPINPEAWMWYYNKIGGGRCPIVDTWWQTETGAIMISPMPGCTPIKPGTATLPFFGVDAAILDETGGECKANEGGRLVIRKPWPGMLRTIYGDKQRYKDTYWGDYPGMYTAGDGARRDKKGNFWIVGRLDDVLNVSGHRLGTAEVESALVAHKAVAEAAVVGRPHEIKGQAVCAFVTLKSGIKESDALLKEVRDHVGKVIGAIAKPDDIYFTPALPKTRSGKIMRRLLKELVATGTATGNMTTLEDISVVQSLQKMVNKK, from the coding sequence ATGAGCAACAACATCGAAAGCCACCTCAGCGAAGACCGCGAATTCAAACCTTCCAAGGAATTTTCCCAAAAAGCCCGCATCTCCAGCATGGCGCAGTATAAAAAACTGCACAAGGAGTCGGTGGAGAATCCCGAGGTCTTCTGGGCGCGCGAGGCCAAGGAACTCCAGTGGGATAAAAATTGGACCAAGGTGCTCGATTGGAAAGCCCCCTACGCCAAGTGGTTTGTCGGAGGTAAAACCAACATCTGCGTCAACTGTGTCGACCGCCATGTCAACGAAGGCCGGGGTAACAAGGCCGCCATCATCTGGGAAGGTGAGCCGGGCGACAAACGCACCCTGACCTATAGCCAGATGCTGCGCGAGGTCTGCCGCTTTGCCAACGTGTTGGAAGCCCATGGTGTCAAGGCCAGGGACCGTGTGCTGATCTATATGCCGATGGTTGCCGAGGCCAGTATCGCGATGCTCGCCTGCGCCCGCATCGGCGCAGTCCACTCCATCGTCTTCGGTGGTTTTTCCGCTGAATCGATCAAGGACCGCCTCGAGGACTCCCAGGCGAGCTGTGTCATCACCGCCGACGGTGGTTGGCGTCGTGGCGGTGTCATCGACCTCAAGGCCAACGTGGACGAGGCCTTGGAAAAAGACAAGACGGTCAAAAAAGTCATCGTTCTCAAGCGCACCGGCAATGAGGTGAAGATGAAAAAGGGCCGCGATGTCTGGCTTCACGAAGAAGCCGCCAAGGTTGCCGGCACCCACAAGGCAAAATCCTTCGACAGCGAGCATCCCCTTTTCATTCTCTACACCTCCGGCTCCACCGGCAAGCCCAAGGGGATTCTCCACACCACAGGCGGCTATATGGTCAATACCTACTCGACCTGCAAGTACATCTTCGACATGCGCGATGATGACGTTTACTGGTGTACAGCCGACGTCGGCTGGATCACCGGCCACTCCTACATCACCTACGGGCCGATGCTCAACGGGGTCACCCAGGTCATGTATGAAGGTGCCCCGAACTTCCCCGATTTCTCCCGCTTCTGGCAGATTGTCGAGGAATACGGCGTCACCATTTTCTACACCGCCCCGACCGCCATCCGCGCCTTCATCAAGGCCGGTGATGCGCTGGTGGAAAAACACGACCTGTCATCACTCCGTTTGTTAGGAACCGTCGGGGAGCCAATCAATCCGGAGGCCTGGATGTGGTACTACAACAAGATCGGCGGCGGACGCTGCCCGATCGTCGACACCTGGTGGCAGACCGAGACCGGCGCCATCATGATTTCCCCCATGCCCGGCTGCACACCGATCAAGCCGGGCACCGCAACGCTGCCGTTCTTCGGCGTCGATGCCGCCATCCTTGATGAAACCGGTGGGGAATGCAAAGCCAACGAAGGCGGCCGCCTCGTCATCCGCAAGCCATGGCCCGGTATGCTGCGCACCATCTATGGCGATAAACAACGCTACAAGGACACCTACTGGGGCGACTACCCGGGTATGTACACCGCCGGCGACGGAGCACGCCGCGATAAAAAAGGGAACTTCTGGATTGTCGGCCGACTCGATGACGTCCTCAACGTTTCCGGCCACCGCCTCGGCACCGCCGAAGTCGAAAGTGCACTCGTCGCACACAAGGCCGTCGCCGAGGCCGCCGTGGTCGGCCGACCCCACGAGATCAAAGGCCAGGCTGTCTGCGCCTTTGTCACCTTGAAGTCAGGCATCAAGGAAAGCGACGCCTTGCTCAAGGAGGTGCGTGACCACGTCGGCAAAGTGATTGGAGCCATCGCCAAACCGGATGATATTTATTTCACCCCAGCCTTGCCAAAAACAAGATCTGGTAAGATTATGCGCCGCCTTCTCAAGGAACTCGTTGCCACCGGCACAGCCACCGGCAACATGACCACCCTCGAGGACATCAGCGTGGTCCAGAGTCTCCAGAAAATGGTCAACAAAAAGTAG
- a CDS encoding NAD(P)H-hydrate dehydratase, which produces MGSITCAEMRRLEEDAFKQGSTPEGLMEKAGCGIAAAILRRYHVPGTAVACIGSGNNGGDALVALRYLAEAGWKIGIRCLHAPTELGVLPRKKWRQLPDCPVNSLLPDTGTGGALVLLDGLLGIGAKGPLRPPLAELAAWMNRTRESHHAQTIAMDIPSGLNGDTGEVTDGAVIADLTLTIGVPKAGLFFTPAVNHTGSIETVPIAELPIPDDQSPTLNDVHSLQGVLPRRPHGFHKGDAGRVGIVAGAKGMLGAAVLCATGALRGGAGLVTLFTDPSLYPVMAPMLPPEVMLTPIDSLNAMDPSRFDALAVGPGLGAAADAGDGELLSLLQRTAIPLVIDADGLNRIAHAGAGPYIKANTILTPHPGEWARLFPGWAMMDRLDACEKFTNTYEGSVLLLKGARSLIARSGKAIYLNGTGNSGMASGGQGDVLTGVIAALLAQGLDSVDAARMGAWLCGRAAELAISHGNASAQSLTAGDVSDWLGRAFRDLSCWTM; this is translated from the coding sequence ATGGGAAGTATCACATGTGCGGAAATGCGGCGCTTGGAGGAGGATGCTTTTAAACAAGGCTCCACCCCCGAAGGGCTGATGGAAAAAGCCGGTTGTGGTATCGCCGCCGCCATTCTGCGGAGATACCACGTTCCAGGTACGGCTGTCGCCTGCATAGGCTCGGGAAATAACGGCGGTGATGCGCTGGTGGCGCTCCGCTATCTCGCAGAGGCAGGGTGGAAAATAGGAATCCGCTGCCTGCACGCCCCTACCGAACTCGGTGTACTGCCGCGCAAAAAATGGCGCCAGCTACCCGACTGCCCGGTGAACTCCCTCTTGCCTGACACCGGCACGGGTGGTGCATTGGTTTTGCTGGATGGTTTGTTAGGTATCGGTGCCAAGGGGCCGCTACGTCCACCCCTGGCCGAGCTGGCAGCATGGATGAACCGCACCAGGGAATCCCACCACGCCCAAACCATCGCCATGGACATTCCCTCGGGGCTCAATGGAGATACCGGAGAGGTGACCGATGGAGCGGTAATCGCGGACCTAACATTAACCATTGGCGTGCCCAAAGCCGGGTTGTTTTTTACCCCGGCAGTCAATCATACCGGTTCGATTGAAACGGTGCCGATTGCGGAATTGCCAATCCCCGATGATCAATCACCCACGCTCAATGACGTGCATAGCCTGCAAGGTGTCTTGCCGCGTCGACCCCATGGTTTTCACAAAGGCGATGCAGGCAGGGTAGGTATCGTCGCTGGCGCAAAGGGGATGTTAGGTGCTGCCGTATTGTGCGCCACGGGCGCACTGCGTGGAGGGGCCGGGCTGGTGACCCTGTTTACCGATCCGTCCCTCTATCCGGTGATGGCCCCGATGCTGCCACCGGAGGTGATGTTGACTCCCATTGATTCGCTCAACGCCATGGATCCTTCCCGGTTTGATGCCCTCGCCGTCGGACCAGGTCTCGGCGCAGCAGCCGATGCCGGCGACGGTGAGCTTTTGTCACTGCTCCAAAGAACGGCCATCCCGCTGGTCATCGATGCCGATGGCTTGAATCGCATCGCGCACGCAGGGGCCGGTCCGTATATCAAAGCCAACACCATCCTGACGCCTCACCCAGGGGAATGGGCACGGCTGTTTCCGGGGTGGGCTATGATGGACCGACTCGATGCATGTGAGAAATTCACCAACACGTATGAAGGGTCGGTTTTGTTACTCAAGGGCGCACGCAGCCTGATAGCGAGGTCCGGTAAAGCCATCTACCTCAACGGCACGGGTAATTCCGGCATGGCATCCGGAGGACAAGGCGATGTGCTCACGGGGGTGATTGCGGCGTTGCTGGCCCAAGGTCTCGACAGCGTGGATGCCGCCCGCATGGGGGCATGGTTGTGCGGTCGTGCGGCCGAGCTTGCCATCAGCCATGGGAATGCGTCAGCCCAGTCGCTGACGGCCGGGGATGTTTCTGATTGGTTAGGCAGGGCTTTTCGTGACTTATCCTGTTGGACGATGTGA
- the clpS gene encoding ATP-dependent Clp protease adapter ClpS, with translation MPSSNPTTKKKQKTRKQQDLPWNVVVLDDPVNLQSYVTMVFKRVFGYPQARAESLMMEVHTLGRSVVWTGTREKAEFYVQQLHSWQLQTTMEKAI, from the coding sequence ATGCCCAGCTCAAACCCCACCACCAAGAAAAAACAAAAAACCAGGAAGCAGCAAGACCTGCCTTGGAATGTCGTTGTTCTGGATGATCCGGTGAATTTGCAGAGCTACGTAACCATGGTTTTCAAACGTGTCTTCGGATACCCCCAGGCCCGTGCCGAATCCCTGATGATGGAGGTGCATACCCTGGGGAGATCAGTCGTCTGGACCGGCACCCGTGAAAAAGCCGAATTCTACGTGCAACAGCTCCATAGTTGGCAACTTCAAACCACCATGGAAAAAGCAATATGA
- a CDS encoding Gfo/Idh/MocA family oxidoreductase produces MDDTTDSMHRRNFLKKAATIGGGLTILPSGALFGQGANGKLNIALIGSYGRGKAHWSSIGKEHVIAICDVDDNHIALAAKQFPKAKRYHDWRKLLDEEKTLDAVVICTPDHTHAFIANWALNRNLHIYLEKPLAITCEEARIVRANYLKRRDKVATQVGMQRHAGENFNRVRELIQDGAIGELKDVHAWGNRQIPKPGYLPAAGTPPKNLNYDLWLGPSPHHPYNPGYFVSKLGPGSGCLSWNMYWDFGAGQIGDMGSHTMDLAWNALDADLPTWAKATGDKYNPEVTPVNMTSSFGIPANDWRKEIRLSWYQGGAMPQSPADVIDLRKIGHGVMFKGDKGFLIADFGRRILIPYGRNANMGYYDRRATKDMIPTMGHFQKQWVDAAKTGNMKTACDFDYSSKMIETMLLGLVAYRAGDQIKYNGATGKCDTAAATALLSKKYRDGWTIDG; encoded by the coding sequence ATGGACGATACCACGGATTCAATGCATCGACGCAATTTCCTGAAAAAGGCGGCTACCATTGGCGGGGGCCTGACGATCCTTCCAAGCGGAGCACTCTTTGGCCAAGGCGCCAATGGCAAGCTCAACATCGCACTGATCGGCTCGTACGGCAGGGGCAAGGCCCACTGGTCGAGTATCGGCAAGGAACATGTCATCGCCATTTGCGATGTCGACGACAACCACATCGCCCTGGCCGCCAAGCAGTTTCCCAAGGCCAAACGCTACCACGACTGGCGCAAACTGCTCGACGAGGAAAAGACGCTCGACGCAGTGGTGATCTGCACACCCGACCACACCCATGCCTTTATCGCCAACTGGGCGCTGAACCGTAATCTCCACATCTACTTGGAGAAACCACTGGCGATCACCTGTGAGGAAGCCAGGATCGTCCGGGCCAATTACCTCAAACGCAGGGACAAGGTCGCTACCCAGGTTGGTATGCAGCGTCATGCGGGAGAAAATTTCAACCGCGTCCGCGAGCTGATCCAAGACGGTGCCATTGGAGAATTGAAGGACGTCCACGCCTGGGGCAACCGGCAGATCCCCAAACCCGGATACCTCCCCGCCGCAGGCACGCCTCCCAAGAACCTGAACTACGACCTGTGGCTCGGCCCCTCTCCCCACCACCCGTATAACCCGGGATACTTTGTCTCAAAACTGGGCCCCGGCTCCGGCTGCCTCAGCTGGAATATGTACTGGGACTTCGGTGCCGGACAAATCGGCGATATGGGCAGCCACACCATGGACCTGGCCTGGAATGCACTGGATGCCGATTTGCCCACCTGGGCCAAGGCGACCGGTGACAAGTACAACCCGGAGGTCACTCCCGTCAACATGACCTCATCTTTCGGAATCCCCGCCAACGACTGGCGGAAGGAGATCCGGCTCAGTTGGTACCAAGGAGGGGCGATGCCCCAATCGCCCGCCGATGTCATCGACCTCAGGAAAATCGGCCACGGCGTGATGTTCAAGGGCGACAAGGGTTTCCTGATCGCCGACTTCGGTCGACGCATCCTCATTCCCTACGGACGTAATGCGAATATGGGTTACTATGACCGCCGCGCCACCAAGGATATGATCCCCACCATGGGGCATTTCCAAAAACAGTGGGTCGATGCGGCTAAAACCGGCAACATGAAAACCGCCTGTGACTTTGATTACTCGTCCAAAATGATCGAGACCATGCTTCTCGGCCTAGTCGCCTACCGGGCCGGTGATCAAATCAAATACAACGGAGCCACCGGCAAATGCGACACCGCGGCAGCAACGGCTTTACTCTCGAAAAAATACCGCGACGGCTGGACCATCGACGGCTGA
- a CDS encoding archaeosortase/exosortase family protein produces the protein MLCVRNCLKTALPVIGFTAAFWPLAMWYFRRLVDGGDEPMGLAVLLLTACMIWKNKQPLHSRPLLASSLFLTYGLIIIFLPQIPPMLRCIPALLTLVFYYGWQRRPGWMALLFLSLPVVASMQFYLGYPMRLVAAEVTHWLLTPWVDGLVREGTTLSAHGKIVGVDPPCSGIRMLWFGQVITNIIASLTRMAWPRMIIFNITAVGMIILCNSLRATLLYAPESGMFDIPAWAHEGVGILCYLLAAVLLIKLATWKTSSSQSRLVSTP, from the coding sequence ATGTTGTGTGTGAGGAACTGCCTGAAAACGGCACTACCAGTCATCGGATTTACCGCCGCGTTCTGGCCACTGGCCATGTGGTATTTCCGGCGACTGGTAGACGGCGGCGACGAGCCGATGGGACTTGCCGTCCTGCTGCTCACGGCATGTATGATCTGGAAAAACAAACAGCCGCTACACAGTCGACCCCTCCTTGCCTCCAGTCTGTTTCTAACATACGGCCTGATCATCATTTTTCTCCCGCAGATTCCGCCCATGCTTCGCTGCATCCCCGCCCTGCTGACCCTGGTATTTTATTATGGCTGGCAGCGGCGTCCCGGATGGATGGCCCTGCTCTTTCTCTCCCTGCCGGTGGTCGCCTCCATGCAGTTTTACCTCGGCTATCCGATGCGCCTGGTCGCGGCCGAAGTCACCCATTGGCTACTCACGCCATGGGTCGATGGCTTGGTCCGGGAAGGCACCACACTTTCCGCCCACGGCAAAATCGTCGGCGTCGACCCGCCGTGCAGCGGCATCCGTATGCTGTGGTTCGGACAGGTGATCACCAATATCATCGCCTCCCTCACCCGGATGGCGTGGCCGCGGATGATCATTTTCAACATCACCGCAGTTGGCATGATCATCCTCTGCAACAGCCTGCGCGCCACCCTGCTCTATGCGCCAGAAAGCGGTATGTTTGATATCCCGGCATGGGCACACGAAGGTGTCGGTATCCTTTGTTACCTGCTGGCAGCCGTTCTACTCATCAAGCTGGCCACATGGAAAACATCATCCAGCCAATCACGCCTTGTTTCCACGCCATGA
- a CDS encoding VWA domain-containing protein, which translates to MIIQKLVYLLITASLTALGVRAEDHTLAPYFQIISADSATDSFPLKASKATVSISGTIAQVELRQTYANAGGHPMEAIYVFPGSTRSAVHGMEMKIGEKVIRAKIQEKQQARTTYEKAKAEHKTTSLLEQHRPNVFQMNVANILPGDEVEVLLRYTEQLVPTDGHYEFVMPTVAGPRFSNKAQDSENNWVANPYLKPETSSAAAPRTAFEFTMDLRTGLPLKQVYCTSHNNEVKYHGRQHAALVIDSKTDSTCMNRDIIVRYRLAGDAIETGLLLHQDEEDENFFLINVQPPARVTPANIPARDYLFVVDVSGSMNGFPLQTAGELFSHLAKGLRSTDTFNVLLFAGGSQTFANHPVQATANTVQDAIRFMTDTRRHGGGTQLVKALQRAVEMPGSAEKSRSIVVITDGYIDFEAEAFDLIRKNRGNANLFCFGIGSSVNRHLVEGIARIGAGEPFVVTHPGEARDTARRFKEYIESPVLTHVKVTTQGFDTGALQPSSMPDIFANRPVSLCGKWSGSPQGQIVITGLTGGGKKYEHIIDVAESVQQGSHNPALRSLWARERVRELADYAKLNETDEAVKEVTNLGLTYDLLTPYTSFVAVDESPRTPGMPLETVKQPSPLPKGVSTQAVSSGSPVVSGGSVPEPGGVALFFVSTLVILFLRTRRCPE; encoded by the coding sequence ATGATTATCCAAAAACTCGTCTACCTCCTCATCACCGCATCCCTGACCGCACTCGGGGTGCGCGCAGAAGATCATACGCTCGCCCCCTACTTCCAGATCATCAGTGCCGATTCAGCCACCGACAGCTTCCCGCTCAAGGCGAGTAAAGCCACGGTATCCATCTCCGGCACCATCGCCCAGGTCGAGCTTCGCCAGACCTATGCCAATGCCGGAGGCCATCCGATGGAAGCCATCTATGTCTTCCCCGGCTCCACACGCAGTGCTGTGCACGGCATGGAAATGAAAATCGGCGAAAAGGTCATCCGCGCCAAAATCCAGGAGAAGCAACAGGCCCGCACCACCTACGAAAAGGCCAAAGCGGAACACAAAACCACTTCACTGTTAGAACAACATCGACCCAATGTGTTCCAGATGAATGTCGCCAACATCCTGCCCGGCGATGAAGTCGAAGTGCTGCTGCGCTACACCGAACAGCTTGTCCCCACCGACGGGCATTACGAGTTTGTCATGCCCACCGTGGCCGGACCCCGCTTTTCCAACAAAGCTCAGGATTCTGAAAACAACTGGGTAGCCAACCCCTACCTCAAGCCGGAAACATCCTCCGCCGCCGCACCCCGGACTGCCTTTGAGTTCACCATGGACCTGCGCACCGGTTTGCCTCTGAAACAAGTCTACTGCACCAGTCACAACAACGAGGTCAAGTACCACGGCAGACAGCATGCGGCGCTGGTGATCGATTCAAAAACCGACTCCACCTGCATGAACCGCGATATCATCGTCCGCTACCGCCTGGCTGGAGATGCGATCGAAACAGGCCTCCTCCTCCATCAGGACGAGGAGGATGAGAACTTCTTCCTCATCAACGTCCAGCCGCCCGCCCGCGTTACCCCCGCGAACATCCCTGCGCGCGATTACCTGTTTGTAGTCGATGTCTCTGGCTCCATGAACGGCTTCCCGCTCCAAACAGCCGGTGAGTTGTTCAGCCATCTCGCCAAGGGGCTTCGCAGCACTGACACCTTTAACGTGCTCCTGTTCGCCGGAGGCAGCCAGACCTTCGCTAACCACCCGGTGCAAGCCACGGCCAATACGGTCCAAGACGCCATCCGCTTCATGACAGACACCCGCAGGCACGGCGGCGGCACCCAGCTGGTCAAGGCGCTGCAACGTGCCGTCGAAATGCCGGGCAGCGCAGAAAAATCCCGCTCGATCGTCGTCATCACCGATGGCTATATCGACTTTGAAGCCGAGGCTTTCGATCTCATCCGCAAGAACCGCGGCAACGCCAACCTGTTCTGTTTCGGTATCGGCTCGTCGGTAAACCGCCACCTGGTCGAAGGCATCGCCCGCATCGGCGCCGGGGAGCCGTTTGTGGTCACCCACCCCGGCGAAGCCAGGGACACGGCACGTCGTTTCAAGGAATACATCGAGTCGCCGGTCCTGACCCATGTCAAAGTCACCACGCAGGGTTTTGATACGGGCGCATTGCAACCATCCAGCATGCCGGATATTTTTGCAAATCGCCCGGTCAGCCTCTGTGGAAAATGGAGTGGTTCACCTCAAGGCCAAATCGTCATCACCGGACTCACGGGAGGTGGAAAAAAATACGAACACATCATCGATGTCGCCGAGTCTGTCCAACAGGGAAGTCATAACCCGGCCCTACGCAGCCTCTGGGCACGTGAACGTGTTAGAGAACTTGCCGATTATGCCAAACTCAACGAAACGGATGAAGCCGTCAAGGAAGTCACCAACCTCGGCCTTACTTACGATCTCCTCACACCCTACACATCTTTCGTCGCTGTCGATGAATCCCCGCGCACACCCGGCATGCCACTTGAGACCGTCAAACAGCCCAGCCCACTGCCCAAGGGTGTCTCCACCCAGGCCGTCTCCAGTGGTTCACCGGTGGTGTCAGGTGGCAGTGTCCCGGAGCCAGGCGGTGTCGCCCTCTTCTTTGTCAGCACCCTTGTCATCCTATTCCTACGCACACGCCGCTGCCCGGAATAG
- the hemL gene encoding glutamate-1-semialdehyde 2,1-aminomutase, whose translation MKQDISNKLFKAAKELIPGGVNSPVRAFRNVDGEPFFVRRAKGCRIEDVDGNKMIDYVGTWGPAILGHAPVCVIEAVHNAAKDGVSFGIPNPYEVEMARLIVDWVPSVEKVRMVNSGTEATMSAVRLARGYTGRDKIIKFEGCYHGHVDSLLVAAGSGALTHGKPDSAGVPSAFAAETIILPYNDIDQVRAVFAEMGDRIAAVIVESYPANAGLIFPKEGYLQGLRDVTAEYGAVFIFDEVMTGFRVAKGGVQELEGIMPDLTAMGKVIGGGLPVGAFGGKAEIMDCLAPDGPVYQAGTLSGNPLAMAAGIAQLREMEKQDGYTRLDQLGARFEAGVRGLLQTKGLDYRFNRVGSMFCLFFTGEEIVNLDSVMTADTAAFRRFFTSMLEQGVYMAPSPYETGFISMAHSHDEIDTTLEAMALALDVV comes from the coding sequence ATGAAACAAGATATTTCCAACAAGTTGTTCAAAGCCGCCAAGGAACTGATCCCGGGTGGTGTCAATTCTCCAGTCCGTGCGTTCCGGAACGTCGATGGCGAGCCGTTTTTTGTCCGCCGGGCGAAGGGTTGCCGGATTGAGGATGTCGATGGCAACAAGATGATCGATTATGTGGGCACCTGGGGACCGGCGATCCTGGGGCACGCCCCCGTGTGCGTGATCGAAGCCGTACACAATGCCGCGAAAGACGGGGTGTCCTTTGGCATTCCCAATCCGTATGAAGTTGAGATGGCCCGGTTGATTGTCGACTGGGTGCCCTCGGTGGAAAAAGTAAGGATGGTGAACTCGGGGACCGAGGCTACGATGAGTGCGGTGCGCCTGGCCCGTGGCTATACCGGGCGTGACAAGATCATTAAGTTTGAGGGCTGTTACCACGGTCACGTCGACAGCTTGTTGGTGGCCGCCGGTTCAGGGGCCCTAACCCACGGGAAGCCTGATTCCGCTGGCGTGCCCTCGGCTTTTGCAGCGGAAACCATTATCTTGCCCTACAACGACATTGACCAAGTGCGGGCGGTTTTTGCGGAAATGGGCGACCGGATTGCGGCGGTGATCGTCGAGAGCTATCCTGCCAATGCGGGGCTCATTTTTCCGAAGGAGGGCTACTTGCAGGGCCTGCGTGATGTGACCGCCGAGTATGGGGCGGTGTTTATCTTTGACGAAGTGATGACCGGCTTCCGGGTTGCCAAAGGCGGGGTCCAGGAGTTGGAGGGCATCATGCCCGACCTGACGGCCATGGGCAAGGTGATCGGCGGGGGGCTTCCCGTAGGTGCATTTGGTGGCAAGGCCGAGATCATGGACTGCCTGGCACCAGACGGCCCAGTCTATCAGGCGGGGACATTGAGCGGGAATCCACTGGCGATGGCGGCGGGTATCGCCCAACTGCGGGAAATGGAGAAGCAGGATGGTTATACCCGGTTAGACCAGCTGGGTGCCCGGTTTGAAGCCGGCGTGAGAGGGTTGCTCCAAACCAAGGGCCTCGACTACAGGTTTAACCGGGTGGGCTCGATGTTCTGCCTCTTCTTCACGGGTGAGGAGATTGTCAACCTGGATTCGGTGATGACGGCGGATACGGCGGCATTCAGGAGGTTCTTCACCTCCATGCTTGAGCAGGGGGTCTACATGGCGCCCAGCCCATACGAAACCGGTTTCATCAGCATGGCGCACAGTCATGACGAGATTGACACCACCCTCGAAGCGATGGCCCTGGCTTTGGATGTGGTTTGA
- a CDS encoding DUF2267 domain-containing protein yields MDELKQQLKEKLGLDEAISQQAIDMVLGFVKDKLPENMQGLVDSVASGEMPDTGGLLDKAKGLFGG; encoded by the coding sequence ATGGACGAACTCAAACAACAACTGAAGGAAAAGCTGGGCCTCGACGAAGCGATCAGCCAACAAGCCATCGACATGGTGCTCGGCTTTGTCAAAGACAAGCTGCCCGAAAACATGCAAGGACTGGTTGATTCCGTGGCATCCGGCGAAATGCCTGACACGGGCGGTCTTCTCGACAAGGCCAAGGGTCTCTTCGGCGGCTAG
- a CDS encoding thioredoxin domain-containing protein — translation MSKPAHSNLVVKRAVAMLLIVAFSLSLWLTIRKLTGEIDSLAGCGAGSGCANVLGSRWSMVFGTIPVSVFSCLLYAAVFVSLWLAGAKARWLRMFAAWILIGAAVWFTALQVFVLHAICPYCMTMHGLGVLIGSLVLFLEFKASGVARMALGSLGGAAVSVMGLVAVQYFGPVPETHRVDDVTVDIPETGGAVVDSIHTAGEGRLVSFFDGRKSYRVDALPHLGSGDAEHVIVKYFDYTCEACRDVHVSLEKIMAKYPGRLAVVVLAVPLDNKCNPNLPLGVESHRNACEFARLSLRVWRADPSKFAEFHAWLFEYHTQPYEAAEAMAYSLVGAEKMEAVDTGWVDAVLKENMADYKIFVRETPVMPKVLIGGSKIMQGVAKDTGTFELLLKQNLGL, via the coding sequence ATGAGCAAACCAGCACATAGCAATCTGGTGGTGAAGCGGGCCGTTGCCATGCTGCTGATTGTCGCATTTTCCCTGAGTTTGTGGCTAACCATCCGGAAACTCACCGGGGAGATTGACTCGCTGGCAGGCTGTGGTGCCGGTAGCGGATGTGCCAATGTGTTAGGGAGTAGGTGGTCGATGGTTTTCGGGACGATCCCTGTGAGTGTTTTCTCGTGTCTGCTCTACGCAGCTGTTTTTGTTAGTCTATGGCTGGCGGGTGCCAAGGCGCGGTGGTTGAGGATGTTCGCCGCCTGGATACTTATCGGCGCCGCCGTCTGGTTCACCGCGTTACAGGTGTTTGTCTTGCATGCCATCTGCCCCTACTGCATGACGATGCATGGCTTGGGTGTGCTGATAGGTTCGCTGGTTCTTTTTTTAGAATTCAAGGCAAGTGGGGTGGCCCGCATGGCGCTGGGCTCGCTGGGGGGGGCGGCCGTGTCAGTGATGGGACTGGTGGCAGTCCAGTATTTTGGCCCGGTGCCCGAAACCCATCGCGTGGACGATGTGACAGTGGATATCCCGGAAACAGGAGGAGCCGTTGTCGACAGTATACACACCGCTGGAGAAGGCCGCCTGGTATCATTTTTTGACGGCAGGAAATCCTACCGCGTCGATGCATTGCCGCATCTTGGAAGCGGCGATGCCGAGCATGTCATCGTAAAGTATTTCGACTACACCTGTGAGGCGTGCAGGGATGTGCATGTTAGTCTGGAAAAAATCATGGCCAAGTACCCGGGTAGGCTGGCCGTGGTTGTCCTGGCCGTGCCGCTGGACAACAAGTGCAACCCGAATTTGCCACTCGGAGTGGAGAGTCATCGGAATGCGTGTGAATTTGCCAGGCTTTCCTTGAGGGTTTGGCGGGCGGATCCATCGAAATTCGCGGAGTTCCACGCATGGCTCTTCGAATACCACACCCAACCCTACGAGGCAGCGGAAGCCATGGCCTACAGCCTCGTGGGAGCAGAGAAAATGGAAGCGGTGGATACGGGTTGGGTCGATGCCGTGCTCAAGGAAAATATGGCTGACTACAAAATATTTGTTAGAGAAACACCGGTGATGCCCAAGGTCTTGATAGGTGGCTCCAAAATCATGCAGGGGGTGGCGAAAGACACAGGGACTTTCGAGTTATTGTTGAAACAGAACCTGGGGTTGTAA